CAGGACCGACGCCCCGGACACGGCCCGGTCACGGCTGGCTCATGGGGACTTCAGGGCTTGGTCAAGGGCCGGTCAAGTGGGGCGGATTGTCCGGATTCGGGTTACGTGCGGGTAGGACGACGGGGGTGCCCGTCCGCGGATGCGGGAACACCTCCACCGGCTGCCGGTAGACCCGGCTCAGCAGCTCCCCGCCGAGCACCTCCGCCGGTGGCCCGGCCGCCGCGACCCGGCCCCCGTGCAGCACCGCCACCCGGTCCGCGTGCGCGGCGGCCAGGCCCAGGTCGTGCAGGACCACGACCACCGCGGCCCCGGCCGCCGCCCGCTCCCGGCACACCCCCAGGACCAGTTCCTGGTGGCGCAGGTCGAGCGCGGCGGTCGGCTCGTCGAGCAGCAGCAGCCCGGTGCGCTGGGCCAGCACCCGGGCCAGCGCCACCCGGGCCCGCTCGCCGCCCGACAGCGCGGGGAACGGGCGCCCGGCGAACTCCGCCGTCTCCGTCAGCGCCAGCGC
The DNA window shown above is from Streptomyces showdoensis and carries:
- a CDS encoding heme ABC transporter ATP-binding protein, producing MILGIPKFPGRRTRALPSPVPPGGTVAEAVGLRVALGRRTVLDGVDLTVRAGEVLALVGPNGAGKSTLLAALAGDLAPAAGEVRIAGRPAGAWAAAELALRRAVLPQDAALSFPFPVAEVVSMGRAPWAGTVREAEDGAAVAEALALTETAEFAGRPFPALSGGERARVALARVLAQRTGLLLLDEPTAALDLRHQELVLGVCRERAAAGAAVVVVLHDLGLAAAHADRVAVLHGGRVAAAGPPAEVLGGELLSRVYRQPVEVFPHPRTGTPVVLPARNPNPDNPPHLTGP